A portion of the Colias croceus chromosome 25, ilColCroc2.1 genome contains these proteins:
- the LOC123703083 gene encoding phenoloxidase-activating enzyme-like: MNSIIFCVLAACFYNVFADVCKPTERIPDPKSSCCGLHLATAHIKDKGDAALNQYPWLALIEDSKGRITCTGALITSRYVLTAAQCGIQGEPISVRLGEYNKTNTELDCLMVNGAKKCADRVITIPIESMKPHPEFTRQNLRVNDIALIRLRKAVPYTEYIRPICLPSIDMNLSTLKNLNFIIAGWGSKPSSLQEDDVVKHFVEVPYVPLEQCKAAYEKYNPGHFAISDYQICAGGVQDRDSCRGDGGGPLMYELEGRHTAVGIVSFGPKQCGTDGIPSVYTNVYKYMPWIKSTIRPY, translated from the exons atgaatagtataatattttgtgtgcTGGCTGCGTgcttttataatgtttttgcgG ATGTCTGCAAACCGACCGAGAGGATACCAGACCCAAAATCCAGCTGTTGCGGTCTTCACTTGGCCACAGCGCATATAAAAGACA AGGGTGACGCAGCACTAAACCAATACCCATGGCTGGCGCTCATAGAAGACTCCAAAGGCAGAATAACATGCACCGGAGCTCTCATCACGTCGAGATATGTACTGACAGCCGCTCAGTGTGGGATACAGGGAGAACC AATAAGCGTCCGCCTCGGTGAATACAACAAAACGAACACCGAACTGGACTGCCTGATGGTGAACGGCGCTAAGAAGTGCGCAGACCGAGTCATCACCATACCGATAGAGTCGATGAAACCCCACCCCGAGTTCACGAGACAGAATCTGCGAGTAAACGACATCGCTTTGATTAGGTTGAGGAAAGCAGTTCCTTATACCG AATACATCCGACCAATCTGCCTGCCCAGCATCGACATGAACCTCTCCACGCTCAAGAACCTCAACTTCATCATCGCTGGATGGGGCAGCAAACCTTCGAGCCTACAGGAAGATGACGTCGTCAAACACTTCGTGGAAGTCCCTTATGTGCCATTAGAG CAATGCAAAGCCGCCTACGAGAAGTACAACCCTGGCCACTTCGCGATCAGCGACTACCAGATATGCGCGGGCGGCGTCCAGGACCGCGACTCGTGCCGCGGTGACGGCGGCGGGCCCCTCATGTACGAACTGGAGGGAAGACATACCGCTGTAGGCATCGTCAGCTTTGGCCCTAAACAGTGTGGAACAGATGGCATCCCTAGCGTATACACTAACGTTTATAAGTACATGCCTTGGATAAAGAGTACCATCCGACCGTATTAA
- the LOC123703080 gene encoding phenoloxidase-activating enzyme-like has product MVPLILLLFVYFANGEFDADCITPSGLPSHCVSLHQCEKLKPLIRGPAEERESLKNWHCGFEGDVPTVCCPPTSPKSQCFTPLGMPGICVAKEACPNIVELLKPPISKDSLDFVSRSKCKGPFELSVCCQEPSRLPVRAGDDEDKILTPLNDTTDAPIFQTSIITAVTAPDVFVTPNPITIDDTSIPDVDNILPVPLSVGGTNKFDKRCKDEGIPDPSTGCCGIDSAGGNRIFGGNETAIDQYPWLALIEYANKALMCGGSLISRRYVLTAAHCLVRHDLKKRDAVSVRLGDYNVTNPGRDCVEVDGDGIDCNLDPVTIRIEHIILHPDYKREKTVMEANDIALIRLRQSVVYTDFIRPVCLPFTDFLTPTPRELYLYAAGWGAVSETVSTSDVKFHVDLPYTDPNVCTKLYSIRSKPIIWDKQICAGGEVGKDSCKGDSGGPLMRADDKTFEVVGITSFGIKQCGNQGRPSVYTKVYAYMDWIRSEVKP; this is encoded by the exons ATGGTGCCTctcattttgttattattcgtTTACTTTGCAAACGGAGAATTCG ATGCAGATTGCATAACACCATCTGGTCTACCGAGCCACTGCGTTTCTCTCCACCAGTGCGAAAAGCTAAAGCCGCTGATCAGAGGGCCGGCGGAGGAACGGGAGTCGTTGAAGAACTGGCACTGTGGCTTCGAAGGTGACGTTCCTACG GTATGTTGTCCACCCACGAGCCCAAAATCGCAATGTTTCACGCCCCTCGGAATGCCTGGAATATGCGTTGCCAAGGAAGCTTGTCCAAACATCGTGGAGTTACTCAAACCGCCCATTTCCAAAGATAGTCTAGATTTCGTCAGTAGATCAAA ATGTAAAGGACCTTTCGAATTGAGCGTTTGCTGCCAGGAACCTTCTAGATTACCAGTACGCGCTGGCGACGACGAGGACAAAATCCTTACACCACTAAACGACACTACAGATGCGCCGATATTCCAAACTAGTATCATTACTGCTGTGACCGCACCAGACGTTTTTGTAACACCAAATCCTATCACCATAGATGACACATCTATCCCTGATGTAGATAATATACTACCAGTACCGCTTAGTGTTGGCGGTACGAATAAGTTTGATAAGCGCTGCAAAGATGAGGGTATACCTGACCCTAGTACCGGATGCTGTGGGATTGACAGCGCTGGTGGTAACAGAATCTTCG GTGGCAACGAGACAGCTATTGACCAGTACCCATGGCTGGCCCTTATAGAATACGCGAACAAAGCTCTAATGTGCGGCGGATCGCTTATCAGTAGACGCTATGTACTCACGGCTGCCCACTGCCTCGTGCGTCACGATTTAAAGAAGAGAGATGC AGTATCAGTTCGTCTCGGCGACTATAACGTTACCAACCCTGGTCGCGACTGTGTAGAAGTTGACGGTGATGGTATTGATTGCAATCTCGACCCTGTTACTATAAGAATAGAGCACATTATCCTGCATCCAGATTACAAGAGAGAGAAGACGGTTATGGAAGCCAATGATATCGCGTTGATTCGACTTCGACAATCTGTAGTTTATACTG ACTTCATCCGACCAGTCTGCCTGCCGTTCACCGACTTCCTCACCCCGACTCCCCGCGAATTGTACCTGTATGCGGCTGGCTGGGGAGCTGTCAGTGAAACCGTTTCCACCAGCGATGTGAAGTTCCACGTTGACTTGCCGTATACTGATCCCAAT GTCTGCACGAAGCTCTATTCAATCCGTAGCAAGCCTATAATCTGGGACAAACAGATATGCGCCGGCGGCGAAGTGGGCAAAGACTCTTGTAAGGGAGACTCCGGAGGGCCTCTAATGCGAGCTGACGATAAGACCTTCGAAGTGGTGGGGATAACGAGCTTCGGGATCAAACAGTGCGGGAACCAGGGTCGACCCAGCGTTTATACTAAGGTGTACGCTTATATGGATTGGATAAGGAGTGAAGTTAAACCGTGA
- the LOC123703081 gene encoding phenoloxidase-activating enzyme-like isoform X1, with amino-acid sequence MPPLYIISAIVATYICLVQGPCNNQEWKTIAKSYALLKLREHENYILRESSCTTPSGGKGQCQSIINCAPLLAIVKKANKRTPEETELLRASVCTYNSNVPEVCCPQDEPPAVPDRRCFSYDGKNGTCLGLYSCPQLKKLLMPPVSKESLTYVQISRCESPDQYSVCCGPDDVVPPAPSATRFCTPTAAPPDPRTECCGLDSGGGNRIFGGNVTAIDQYPWLTLIEYRGIRDNRIKLLCGGALISGRYVLTAGHCVAGPVLTIGTPINVRLGEYDVSHAGPDCTEVEGGGTDCDDGDISIPIEATIPHRDYDPNAKLRRNDIALIRLKTMAPYTDFIRPICLPTMDITVNPPPKLMLEVAGWGAVSDTQSFSNIKLHVDLPLATKAQCEPYYKQREVPLWGGQLCAGGEKGKDSCKGDSGGPLMNENGRLWEAVGVVSFGPTPCGMEHIPGVYTKVYDYLPWIRSQMKP; translated from the exons ATGCCGccactatatataatatctgcGATAGTTGCAACCTATATCTGCTTGGTGCAAGGAC CTTGCAATAATCAAGAATGGAAAACGATCGCCAAGAGTTATGCGCTGCTGAAACTACGAGAACACGagaattatatattaagag AATCGTCTTGCACCACGCCCAGCGGTGGCAAGGGCCAATGCCAGTCGATTATCAACTGCGCACCACTTCTGGCCATCGTGAAGAAAGCCAATAAACGTACACCAGAGGAGACCGAGCTGTTGAGAGCATCCGTTTGCACTTACAACAGTAATGTGCCTGAA GTGTGCTGTCCGCAAGACGAGCCGCCCGCAGTGCCAGACCGGAGGTGCTTCAGCTATGATGGCAAGAACGGCACGTGCCTGGGCCTGTATTCGTGCCCGCAGCTAAAGAAACTGCTCATGCCGCCAGTATCGAAAGAGAGCTTAACATATGTGCAAATATCTAG ATGCGAGAGCCCAGACCAATACAGTGTATGCTGTGGCCCCGACGACGTCGTACCACCAGCCCCCAGTGCCACCAGATTCTGTACCCCCACGGCTGCACCACCAGACCCTCGCACGGAATGCTGTGGTCTGGATAGCGGAGGGGGTAATAGGATATTTG GTGGCAACGTAACCGCTATAGACCAATACCCTTGGCTGACGCTCATCGAGTACCGTGGCATCAGAGACAATAGGATCAAACTACTCTGTGGAGGTGCCCTCATCAGCGGCCGATACGTCCTGACCGCTGGACACTGCGTGGCCGGACCCGTGCTCACTATTGGTACACC AATCAACGTGCGTCTCGGCGAATACGACGTCTCACACGCAGGACCAGATTGCACTGAAGTGGAAGGGGGTGGTACGGACTGCGACGATGGTGATATCAGCATACCCATAGAGGCTACCATCCCGCACAGGGATTACGACCCTAATGCTAAGCTGCGGAGGAATGATATTGCCTTGATACGATTGAAGACTATGGCGCCGTATACTG ACTTCATCCGCCCAATCTGCCTGCCAACAATGGACATAACCGTCAACCCTCCACCAAAACTAATGCTCGAAGTGGCCGGTTGGGGAGCTGTCAGCGACACGCAGAGCTTCAGCAACATAAAGCTGCATGTGGATCTGCCCTTAGCTACTAAAGCG CAATGCGAGCCATATTACAAACAGCGCGAAGTACCCTTGTGGGGCGGTCAGCTCTGCGCCGGCGGCGAGAAAGGCAAAGACTCTTGCAAGGGCGACTCCGGAGGGCCTCTAATGAACGAGAACGGTCGACTCTGGGAAGCTGTGGGTGTCGTCAGCTTCGGCCCAACGCCGTGTGGCATGGAACACATCCCGGGCGTTTATACTAAAGTCTATGATTACTTACCGTGGATTCGCAGTCAGATGAAACCGTGA
- the LOC123703081 gene encoding phenoloxidase-activating enzyme-like isoform X2: MPPLYIISAIVATYICLVQGQSSCTTPSGGKGQCQSIINCAPLLAIVKKANKRTPEETELLRASVCTYNSNVPEVCCPQDEPPAVPDRRCFSYDGKNGTCLGLYSCPQLKKLLMPPVSKESLTYVQISRCESPDQYSVCCGPDDVVPPAPSATRFCTPTAAPPDPRTECCGLDSGGGNRIFGGNVTAIDQYPWLTLIEYRGIRDNRIKLLCGGALISGRYVLTAGHCVAGPVLTIGTPINVRLGEYDVSHAGPDCTEVEGGGTDCDDGDISIPIEATIPHRDYDPNAKLRRNDIALIRLKTMAPYTDFIRPICLPTMDITVNPPPKLMLEVAGWGAVSDTQSFSNIKLHVDLPLATKAQCEPYYKQREVPLWGGQLCAGGEKGKDSCKGDSGGPLMNENGRLWEAVGVVSFGPTPCGMEHIPGVYTKVYDYLPWIRSQMKP, from the exons ATGCCGccactatatataatatctgcGATAGTTGCAACCTATATCTGCTTGGTGCAAGGAC AATCGTCTTGCACCACGCCCAGCGGTGGCAAGGGCCAATGCCAGTCGATTATCAACTGCGCACCACTTCTGGCCATCGTGAAGAAAGCCAATAAACGTACACCAGAGGAGACCGAGCTGTTGAGAGCATCCGTTTGCACTTACAACAGTAATGTGCCTGAA GTGTGCTGTCCGCAAGACGAGCCGCCCGCAGTGCCAGACCGGAGGTGCTTCAGCTATGATGGCAAGAACGGCACGTGCCTGGGCCTGTATTCGTGCCCGCAGCTAAAGAAACTGCTCATGCCGCCAGTATCGAAAGAGAGCTTAACATATGTGCAAATATCTAG ATGCGAGAGCCCAGACCAATACAGTGTATGCTGTGGCCCCGACGACGTCGTACCACCAGCCCCCAGTGCCACCAGATTCTGTACCCCCACGGCTGCACCACCAGACCCTCGCACGGAATGCTGTGGTCTGGATAGCGGAGGGGGTAATAGGATATTTG GTGGCAACGTAACCGCTATAGACCAATACCCTTGGCTGACGCTCATCGAGTACCGTGGCATCAGAGACAATAGGATCAAACTACTCTGTGGAGGTGCCCTCATCAGCGGCCGATACGTCCTGACCGCTGGACACTGCGTGGCCGGACCCGTGCTCACTATTGGTACACC AATCAACGTGCGTCTCGGCGAATACGACGTCTCACACGCAGGACCAGATTGCACTGAAGTGGAAGGGGGTGGTACGGACTGCGACGATGGTGATATCAGCATACCCATAGAGGCTACCATCCCGCACAGGGATTACGACCCTAATGCTAAGCTGCGGAGGAATGATATTGCCTTGATACGATTGAAGACTATGGCGCCGTATACTG ACTTCATCCGCCCAATCTGCCTGCCAACAATGGACATAACCGTCAACCCTCCACCAAAACTAATGCTCGAAGTGGCCGGTTGGGGAGCTGTCAGCGACACGCAGAGCTTCAGCAACATAAAGCTGCATGTGGATCTGCCCTTAGCTACTAAAGCG CAATGCGAGCCATATTACAAACAGCGCGAAGTACCCTTGTGGGGCGGTCAGCTCTGCGCCGGCGGCGAGAAAGGCAAAGACTCTTGCAAGGGCGACTCCGGAGGGCCTCTAATGAACGAGAACGGTCGACTCTGGGAAGCTGTGGGTGTCGTCAGCTTCGGCCCAACGCCGTGTGGCATGGAACACATCCCGGGCGTTTATACTAAAGTCTATGATTACTTACCGTGGATTCGCAGTCAGATGAAACCGTGA